In Pseudomonas sp. GCEP-101, one DNA window encodes the following:
- a CDS encoding NAD-dependent epimerase/dehydratase family protein: protein MRVLITGAAGFLGQSLLNELAVQHLDWTLIAADMQRIKSQGLRPNIEPVTLDLSVAAHTRACVEHWKPDAIVHLAAVVNPPREMTPHKRHLIEVGGTRALIEAARDTGVQQLIVTSSAAAYGFHRDNAEWIDESHPLRGHPHLVHARCKQEIEQLLANARERYPQLKQLILRPGTILGRRVHNPLAELFARPTLVGVLGHRSRFVFIWDQDVVNVIRQGLERGSEGIYNLAGDGALSLREIAGLLNKPYRPLPASLMRVGLGLLKPLGLSRFGPEQVDYLRYRPVLDNRRLKEEFGYEPRYSSREAFLAYLAARGPNG from the coding sequence ATGCGTGTCCTGATTACCGGCGCCGCGGGATTTCTCGGGCAGAGCCTGCTCAATGAACTGGCCGTCCAGCACCTGGACTGGACGCTCATTGCCGCCGACATGCAGCGCATCAAGTCGCAGGGCCTGCGGCCGAACATCGAGCCGGTCACCCTCGACCTGAGCGTGGCCGCCCACACGCGGGCCTGCGTGGAGCACTGGAAGCCCGATGCCATCGTCCACCTCGCGGCGGTGGTCAACCCGCCGCGGGAGATGACCCCGCACAAACGCCACCTCATCGAAGTGGGCGGCACCCGGGCGCTGATCGAGGCGGCGCGCGACACCGGCGTCCAGCAACTGATCGTCACCAGTTCGGCGGCAGCCTACGGCTTCCACCGCGACAACGCCGAGTGGATCGACGAATCGCACCCGCTGCGCGGTCATCCACACCTGGTACACGCCCGGTGCAAGCAGGAGATCGAGCAACTGCTGGCCAACGCGCGGGAACGTTATCCACAGCTCAAGCAATTGATACTGCGCCCCGGCACCATCCTGGGCCGGCGTGTGCATAACCCCTTGGCCGAGCTCTTCGCCCGACCCACGCTGGTGGGGGTGCTGGGGCATCGCAGCCGCTTCGTGTTCATCTGGGACCAGGACGTAGTGAACGTGATTCGCCAGGGGCTCGAGCGCGGCAGCGAGGGCATCTACAACCTCGCCGGCGATGGTGCGTTGTCGCTGCGGGAGATCGCCGGGCTGCTCAACAAACCCTATCGTCCCTTGCCGGCAAGCCTGATGCGCGTAGGGCTCGGCCTGCTCAAGCCGCTGGGGTTGTCGCGCTTCGGGCCCGAACAGGTGGATTACCTGCGCTACCGGCCCGTGCTGGATAACCGCCGGTTGAAGGAAGAGTTCGGCTACGAGCCGCGCTATTCCAGCCGTGAAGCATTCCTGGCTTATCTGGCAGCGCGGGGGCCGAACGGCTGA
- a CDS encoding M16 family metallopeptidase, translated as MRWLFVPLLSLLLSAWSHADQRQTVEAYQLENGMGVLFKPTREKGHVAIRLIVGVGFADFSCRERQLPHLMEHLFFSGLDGGDEADLEARMQSLGGQWNAYTSEGDTAFVVEAPAATQRQVLDLLLEIITRTQLDARKIDSAKQVLVREDGGHYSHLQRWLDHQNVSRAGQEQLAVELGLACAERAPVDNLTLAQLEQLRKDWYVPSNMTLIIVGDLDPRLPIYLNRTYGALVDHDTPERRELPEMKSGAARQRNLTTGLFGESAVLHWIFPEPADADGATLDLLQAYLNDALYTELRVRRELSYGPWSERTAWANQGFISLNADVERDAQDVTQKALRELVEKIRHEGLDAQRFARIQRVARAQLAWSTPGSSSLADYYWGSLADFDDGKFPDEDKRLAKVSLAHANEVAKLLFKDEGYLRIEKPLLDDDMVYPLAALGALMLAVLLGLALRRRRG; from the coding sequence ATGCGTTGGTTGTTCGTCCCCCTGTTGTCCCTTCTGCTCAGCGCCTGGTCCCATGCCGACCAGCGACAGACGGTCGAGGCCTACCAGCTGGAGAACGGCATGGGCGTACTGTTCAAGCCCACCCGCGAAAAGGGTCACGTGGCGATCCGGCTGATCGTCGGGGTCGGCTTCGCCGATTTCAGCTGCCGCGAGCGCCAGCTGCCGCACCTGATGGAGCATCTGTTCTTCAGCGGCCTGGACGGCGGCGACGAGGCGGACCTCGAAGCACGCATGCAGTCTCTCGGCGGCCAGTGGAACGCCTACACCAGCGAGGGCGACACCGCCTTCGTCGTCGAAGCCCCCGCCGCCACTCAACGCCAGGTGCTGGACCTGCTGCTGGAAATCATCACGCGCACCCAGCTTGATGCGCGCAAGATCGATTCGGCCAAGCAGGTGCTGGTACGCGAGGACGGCGGCCACTATTCGCACCTGCAGCGCTGGCTGGACCACCAGAACGTCAGCCGCGCGGGGCAGGAGCAGTTGGCCGTGGAACTGGGGCTGGCCTGCGCCGAGCGCGCGCCTGTGGATAACCTCACCCTGGCCCAGCTGGAGCAGCTGCGCAAGGACTGGTACGTCCCCAGCAACATGACGTTGATCATCGTCGGTGATCTCGACCCGCGCCTGCCGATCTACCTGAACCGCACCTATGGCGCCCTGGTGGACCACGACACGCCGGAACGTCGCGAGCTGCCGGAGATGAAGAGCGGCGCCGCGCGCCAGCGCAACCTGACCACCGGATTGTTCGGCGAGAGCGCGGTTCTGCACTGGATCTTCCCGGAGCCGGCGGACGCCGACGGCGCCACGCTCGACCTGCTGCAGGCCTACCTCAACGATGCGCTCTACACCGAGCTGCGCGTGCGGCGCGAACTGTCGTACGGGCCCTGGAGCGAACGAACCGCCTGGGCCAACCAGGGCTTCATCAGCCTCAACGCGGATGTCGAACGAGACGCACAGGACGTCACGCAAAAAGCCCTGCGCGAGCTGGTGGAGAAGATCCGCCACGAGGGCCTCGATGCCCAGCGTTTCGCCCGCATCCAGCGCGTGGCACGCGCGCAACTGGCCTGGAGCACGCCGGGTAGCTCGTCACTGGCGGATTATTACTGGGGCTCGCTGGCCGATTTCGACGATGGCAAGTTCCCGGACGAAGACAAGCGCCTGGCGAAGGTCAGCCTGGCCCACGCCAACGAGGTGGCGAAGCTGCTGTTCAAGGATGAGGGTTATCTGCGCATCGAGAAGCCGCTGCTGGATGACGACATGGTCTATCCACTGGCGGCGCTGGGGGCGTTGATGCTGGCGGTGCTGCTGGGGCTGGCGCTGCGGCGCCGGCGGGGCTGA
- a CDS encoding DUF3313 domain-containing protein — MTRRYVVPTLLFAGALALAGCSSQKPDASQYSGFLGDYSQLQPATSPSGQPVLRWVDPNLKLQNYSSVLVERPVYYPPPKPNENIDQKTLNEIPDYLKKQVEQQLGSRYRIVQQADRDTLVLRTAITGVNISTEGLKAYEVIPIALVVAATTTAMGTRDQDTEVYVEMEALDGATSKPVAKVVRKGAGQTLENTSTHLSLADLKPVLDGWARDAANFKP; from the coding sequence ATGACGCGACGCTACGTAGTACCCACCCTGCTCTTCGCCGGCGCCCTGGCGCTGGCCGGCTGCTCCAGCCAGAAACCGGACGCCTCGCAATACTCGGGCTTCCTCGGCGACTACTCGCAACTCCAGCCCGCCACGTCCCCCAGTGGCCAGCCGGTGCTGCGCTGGGTCGACCCGAACCTGAAACTGCAGAACTACAGTTCGGTGCTGGTCGAACGGCCGGTCTACTATCCGCCGCCCAAGCCGAACGAGAACATCGATCAGAAGACCCTCAACGAAATCCCCGACTACCTGAAGAAGCAGGTCGAACAGCAACTGGGCAGCCGCTACCGCATCGTCCAGCAGGCGGATCGCGACACGCTGGTGCTGCGCACCGCCATCACCGGGGTGAACATCTCCACCGAGGGTCTGAAAGCCTACGAGGTGATTCCGATTGCGCTGGTGGTCGCGGCCACCACCACGGCCATGGGCACCCGGGACCAGGACACCGAGGTCTACGTGGAGATGGAAGCGCTGGATGGCGCGACCAGCAAGCCGGTCGCCAAGGTGGTGCGCAAGGGCGCGGGCCAGACGCTGGAGAACACCAGCACCCACCTGAGCCTGGCCGATCTGAAACCGGTGCTCGATGGCTGGGCGCGCGACGCGGCCAACTTCAAGCCGTGA
- a CDS encoding AraC family transcriptional regulator translates to MEASTHPQRPPSVSASLTQAILLAAVRLGLNRDALLAASGIQESQLGDPDARIDFALQERMWQSIQTDLPHDEPGLAMGRALSPASFSALGFLLQSSMTLGDALESAMRYQRLVGEGGQVAIEAQAQIIWVTYRPLNPDPPATRARALALLGFWARQLRALLNGLELAGCRFIHSQPDSLADYEKAFGCPLHFDAPDYALGLPRALIDAPLPQANPPLRDLLRQHAEGLLARLPSASISGRVVALLGEQLTRGEPGRAAVASELGLSERTLQRRLAEEGSSYQQLLADTRRQLAERYLGEGNLPATDIAALLGYSEPSVFFRAFRHWTGLTPGEYRQRRRQTAR, encoded by the coding sequence ATGGAAGCAAGCACTCATCCCCAACGCCCGCCTTCGGTCAGCGCCAGCCTGACCCAGGCCATCCTGCTGGCGGCTGTGCGTCTCGGTCTGAACCGTGATGCGCTGCTGGCTGCCAGCGGCATCCAGGAATCCCAGCTCGGCGACCCGGACGCGCGCATCGATTTCGCGCTGCAGGAGCGCATGTGGCAGTCGATCCAGACCGACCTCCCGCATGACGAACCGGGCCTCGCGATGGGCCGCGCGTTATCGCCCGCCTCGTTCAGCGCGCTGGGCTTCCTGCTGCAGTCGAGCATGACGCTGGGCGATGCCCTCGAATCGGCCATGCGCTACCAGCGCCTGGTGGGCGAAGGCGGCCAGGTGGCCATCGAGGCGCAGGCCCAGATCATCTGGGTGACCTACCGCCCGCTGAACCCCGACCCACCCGCCACTCGCGCCCGCGCTCTCGCGCTGCTGGGGTTCTGGGCGCGCCAGCTGCGCGCGTTGCTCAACGGCCTTGAACTGGCGGGATGCCGGTTTATCCACAGCCAGCCGGACAGCCTCGCGGACTATGAGAAAGCGTTCGGCTGCCCGCTGCACTTCGATGCACCCGACTACGCCCTGGGGTTGCCCAGGGCCCTGATCGATGCGCCGCTGCCGCAGGCCAACCCGCCGTTGCGCGACCTGTTGCGCCAGCATGCCGAAGGCCTGCTCGCGCGCCTGCCCAGCGCCAGCATCAGCGGACGCGTCGTGGCCCTGCTCGGTGAACAACTCACCCGCGGCGAGCCGGGACGCGCCGCCGTGGCCAGCGAGCTGGGCCTGAGCGAACGCACCTTGCAACGCCGGCTGGCGGAGGAAGGCAGCAGTTATCAACAGCTGCTGGCCGATACGCGCCGGCAATTGGCCGAGCGGTACCTGGGCGAAGGCAACCTGCCGGCCACGGACATCGCCGCCCTGCTCGGGTACTCCGAGCCCAGCGTGTTCTTCCGCGCCTTCCGCCACTGGACGGGCCTGACACCCGGCGAGTACCGCCAGCGGCGGCGGCAGACCGCTCGGTAG
- the gltP gene encoding glutamate/aspartate:proton symporter GltP has protein sequence MGKAKLSLAWQILIGLVLGIALGAALNHFSAEKAWWISNILQPAGDIFIRLIKMIVVPIVISSLIVGIAGMGDAKKLGRIGLKTIIYFEIITTVAIVVGLLLANVFQPGAGIDMSTLGTVDISQYAQTAKEVEHHHAFIETILNLIPSNIFAAMARGEMLPIIFFSVMFGLGLSSLPAPTREPLVKMFQGVAEAMFRVTHMIMRYAPIGVFALIAVTVANFGFASLLPLAKLVVLVYFAIAFFAFMVLGLAARLFGFSIIKLMRIFKDELVLAYSTASSETVLPRIIEKMEAYGAPKAVSSFVVPTGYSFNLDGSTLYQSIAAIFIAQLYGIDLSIGQQLMLVLTLMVTSKGIAGVPGVSFVVLLATLGSVGIPLEGLAFIAGVDRIMDMARTALNVIGNALAVLVIAKWEGVYDAQKGARYWDAMRNGSVEELLEGESVDGKHSPAAH, from the coding sequence ATGGGCAAAGCCAAGCTCAGCCTCGCCTGGCAGATCCTCATCGGCCTGGTACTCGGAATTGCACTGGGCGCCGCGCTCAACCATTTCAGCGCGGAAAAGGCCTGGTGGATCAGCAACATCCTCCAGCCGGCGGGCGATATCTTCATCCGCCTGATCAAGATGATCGTGGTACCGATCGTGATTTCCTCGCTCATCGTCGGCATCGCCGGCATGGGTGACGCGAAGAAGCTCGGCCGCATCGGCCTGAAGACCATCATCTACTTCGAAATCATCACCACCGTCGCCATCGTCGTCGGCCTGCTGCTGGCGAACGTCTTCCAGCCCGGCGCCGGCATCGACATGAGCACGCTGGGAACTGTGGATATCTCCCAGTACGCGCAGACCGCCAAGGAAGTCGAGCACCACCACGCGTTCATCGAGACTATCCTCAACCTGATCCCGTCGAACATCTTCGCGGCCATGGCCCGCGGCGAGATGCTGCCGATCATCTTCTTCTCGGTGATGTTCGGCCTGGGCCTGTCCTCGCTGCCGGCGCCGACCCGCGAGCCGCTGGTGAAAATGTTCCAGGGCGTGGCCGAAGCCATGTTCCGCGTCACCCACATGATCATGCGCTACGCCCCCATCGGCGTCTTCGCGCTGATCGCGGTGACCGTCGCCAACTTCGGCTTCGCCTCGCTGCTGCCCCTGGCCAAGCTGGTGGTGCTGGTGTACTTCGCCATCGCCTTCTTCGCCTTCATGGTGCTGGGCCTGGCCGCGCGCCTGTTCGGCTTTTCCATCATCAAGCTGATGCGCATCTTCAAGGACGAGCTGGTCCTGGCTTACTCCACCGCCAGTTCCGAGACCGTGCTGCCGCGCATCATCGAGAAGATGGAAGCCTACGGCGCGCCCAAGGCGGTGAGCAGCTTCGTGGTGCCCACCGGCTACTCGTTCAACCTCGATGGCTCGACCCTGTACCAGAGCATCGCGGCGATCTTCATCGCCCAGCTCTATGGCATCGACCTGTCCATCGGCCAGCAGCTGATGCTGGTGCTGACCCTGATGGTCACTTCCAAGGGCATCGCCGGCGTACCGGGCGTTTCCTTCGTGGTGTTGCTGGCGACCCTGGGCAGCGTCGGCATTCCGCTGGAAGGCCTGGCCTTCATCGCCGGCGTCGACCGCATCATGGACATGGCGCGCACCGCGCTGAACGTGATCGGCAATGCCCTCGCGGTGCTGGTCATCGCCAAGTGGGAAGGCGTGTACGACGCGCAGAAGGGCGCCCGTTACTGGGACGCCATGCGCAACGGCAGCGTCGAGGAACTGCTGGAAGGGGAAAGCGTGGACGGCAAGCACAGCCCTGCCGCCCACTGA
- a CDS encoding inhibitor of vertebrate lysozyme family protein, whose product MSFTRTLLLSAVLLGAGAQALAAEADKDAQYRLNELIASDPQYRDTWQSVIKDESRLPDWVMNLSGTATPMQAVDEQGDKYLVGQLCEAHNCAAQRLYVAFTWEKDKAYALYVKVPQNLPADKSPSKHASFRWLGEPDDSVKRILDDQLKSDPNWY is encoded by the coding sequence ATGAGTTTTACCCGCACTCTGCTGCTGTCGGCCGTTCTGCTCGGTGCCGGGGCCCAGGCCCTGGCCGCCGAGGCGGACAAGGACGCGCAGTACCGCCTGAACGAGCTGATCGCCAGTGATCCGCAGTACCGCGATACCTGGCAATCAGTGATCAAGGACGAGAGCCGCCTGCCGGACTGGGTGATGAACCTCAGCGGCACCGCAACGCCGATGCAGGCGGTGGACGAGCAGGGCGACAAGTATCTGGTCGGCCAGTTGTGCGAAGCACACAACTGTGCGGCCCAACGGTTGTACGTGGCCTTTACCTGGGAAAAGGACAAGGCCTACGCGCTGTACGTGAAGGTTCCGCAGAACCTTCCGGCGGACAAGTCGCCGAGCAAGCACGCCAGTTTCCGCTGGCTGGGCGAGCCGGACGATTCGGTGAAACGGATCCTCGACGATCAGCTCAAGAGTGATCCGAACTGGTATTGA
- a CDS encoding S1C family serine protease codes for MKNLQGISFLFLLLIFLTGCNGWVSPETDGRLTDRYFTVLSGPPIPGFIVASAVQWNADYAVTAAHTPFLRNQAYRCSTGCDLLFIAHKADGALPQWRHFRPGETVTALGSSTLLIPMSATGRIWPVPFVDGGSASGERYGVHDAAMAKGMSGGPLIGSDGSVLGINIGFQAGFRPPSNRPELAGMSRLSVFVPYSVIQREWLLFQAQAARKAAQASDGANLQAKNQ; via the coding sequence ATGAAAAATCTGCAGGGAATTTCGTTCCTGTTTTTACTTCTGATTTTCCTTACCGGATGCAACGGCTGGGTATCCCCCGAAACCGATGGGCGTCTGACAGACCGGTACTTCACGGTGCTGTCCGGCCCGCCTATCCCGGGCTTCATCGTGGCATCGGCCGTGCAATGGAACGCCGACTACGCGGTGACAGCCGCCCATACTCCCTTCCTGCGCAACCAGGCATACCGCTGCAGTACCGGCTGCGACCTGCTGTTCATCGCGCACAAGGCCGACGGGGCGCTGCCGCAGTGGCGGCACTTCCGCCCCGGCGAAACCGTGACCGCGCTGGGCAGCAGTACCTTGCTGATTCCCATGAGCGCGACGGGCAGGATCTGGCCGGTACCCTTCGTCGATGGCGGCTCGGCCAGCGGCGAGCGCTACGGCGTGCACGATGCGGCGATGGCCAAGGGCATGTCCGGCGGCCCGCTGATCGGCAGCGACGGCAGTGTGCTGGGCATCAACATCGGCTTCCAGGCGGGGTTTCGCCCACCGAGCAACCGCCCGGAACTGGCGGGCATGTCACGCCTGAGCGTGTTCGTGCCCTATAGCGTGATCCAGCGCGAGTGGCTGCTCTTCCAGGCACAGGCGGCGCGCAAGGCCGCCCAGGCCAGCGATGGCGCGAATCTTCAGGCGAAGAACCAGTAG
- a CDS encoding GNAT family N-acetyltransferase, protein MITHTTAELAALGAVGADHWIETLEDGSHVLIRPLRAEDRERERLFLERLSPMTRKFRFHGEVKIDDKLLDRLMDVDYQTTMAFIALTHVDGELREVGISRYAAVDKQQCECAVTIADEFKQLGLDVALMRHLIDVAKRNGFHQMYSIDSSMDRDMRDMARELGFRAQIDPDDSCQVIRRLAL, encoded by the coding sequence ATGATCACCCACACCACAGCCGAGCTCGCAGCCCTCGGGGCTGTCGGCGCCGATCACTGGATAGAAACCCTCGAAGACGGCAGCCACGTGCTGATCCGCCCGTTGCGCGCGGAAGACCGCGAGCGCGAGCGCCTGTTCCTCGAACGCCTGTCCCCCATGACCCGCAAGTTCCGCTTCCACGGCGAAGTGAAGATCGACGACAAGCTGCTCGATCGCCTGATGGACGTCGACTACCAGACCACCATGGCCTTCATCGCCCTGACCCACGTGGACGGCGAACTGCGCGAAGTCGGCATCAGCCGTTACGCGGCGGTGGACAAACAGCAGTGCGAATGCGCGGTGACCATTGCCGATGAGTTCAAGCAACTGGGACTGGACGTCGCGCTGATGCGCCACCTGATCGACGTGGCCAAGCGCAATGGCTTCCACCAGATGTATTCGATCGACTCGTCGATGGACCGCGACATGCGCGACATGGCCCGTGAACTGGGCTTCCGCGCCCAGATCGACCCGGACGATTCCTGCCAGGTCATTCGCCGTCTCGCACTCTGA
- a CDS encoding nucleoside recognition domain-containing protein — translation MLNGLWLGFFIVAAVTALSRWLLGGEASVFAAMVESLFAMAKLSVEVMVLLFGTLTLWLGFLRIAEKAGLVEKLAVLLGPLFRRLMPDVPAGHPAIGLITLNFAANGLGLDNAATPIGLKAMKALQELNPNSTTASNAQILFLVLNASSLTLLPVTIFMYRAQQGAVDPTLVFLPILLATSASTLVGLLSVAVMQRLRLWDPVVLAYLIPGALALGAFMALLAGLSATALAQLSSLLGNLTLFGIILLFLVVGWLKKVPVYETFVEGAKEGFDVAKSLLPYLVAMLCAVGVLRASGALEMALDGIRWVVEGAGWDTRFVDALPTALVKPFSGSAARAMLLETMQSHGVDSFPALVAATVQGSTETTFYVLAVYFGAVGIQRARHAVGCALLADLAGVLASIGVCYWFFA, via the coding sequence ATGCTCAACGGCCTGTGGCTGGGCTTTTTCATCGTCGCGGCGGTCACCGCGCTTTCCCGCTGGCTGCTGGGTGGCGAGGCCAGCGTCTTCGCCGCCATGGTGGAGAGCCTGTTCGCCATGGCCAAGCTGTCGGTGGAGGTCATGGTGCTGCTGTTCGGCACCCTGACCCTGTGGCTGGGCTTTCTGCGCATCGCCGAAAAAGCCGGCCTGGTGGAAAAACTCGCGGTGCTGCTCGGCCCACTGTTCCGCCGCCTGATGCCGGACGTGCCTGCCGGCCACCCGGCCATCGGCCTGATCACCCTGAACTTCGCCGCCAACGGCCTGGGCCTGGACAACGCCGCTACGCCCATCGGCCTGAAGGCGATGAAGGCGCTGCAGGAGCTCAACCCCAACAGCACCACCGCGAGCAACGCACAGATCCTCTTCCTGGTGCTCAACGCCTCTTCGCTGACCCTGCTGCCGGTTACCATCTTCATGTACCGCGCGCAGCAGGGCGCGGTGGACCCGACCCTGGTGTTCCTGCCGATCCTGCTGGCCACCAGCGCCTCCACGCTGGTCGGCCTGCTCAGCGTCGCGGTGATGCAGCGCCTGCGCCTGTGGGACCCGGTGGTACTGGCCTATCTGATTCCCGGCGCGCTGGCGCTGGGCGCCTTCATGGCGCTGCTGGCCGGTCTCTCCGCCACGGCGCTGGCGCAACTGTCGTCGTTGCTGGGCAACCTCACGCTGTTCGGCATCATCCTGCTGTTCCTCGTCGTCGGCTGGCTGAAGAAGGTGCCGGTGTACGAAACCTTCGTCGAGGGCGCCAAGGAAGGTTTCGATGTCGCCAAGAGCCTGCTGCCGTACCTGGTGGCGATGCTCTGCGCGGTCGGCGTGCTGCGTGCCTCCGGGGCGCTGGAAATGGCCCTGGACGGCATTCGCTGGGTGGTTGAAGGTGCCGGCTGGGATACCCGTTTCGTCGATGCGCTGCCCACCGCGCTGGTCAAACCGTTCTCCGGCAGCGCCGCCCGCGCGATGCTGCTGGAGACCATGCAATCCCACGGGGTGGACAGCTTCCCCGCGCTGGTCGCGGCGACGGTGCAGGGCAGCACCGAGACCACCTTCTACGTGCTGGCCGTGTACTTCGGCGCCGTCGGTATCCAGCGCGCGCGCCACGCCGTGGGCTGCGCGCTGCTGGCGGACCTGGCCGGAGTCCTGGCGTCCATCGGCGTGTGCTACTGGTTCTTCGCCTGA
- a CDS encoding DUF1328 domain-containing protein, whose amino-acid sequence MLSWAVTFLIIAIIAAVLGFGGIAGAATSIAKILFVIFLVLFIVSFVMGRRRG is encoded by the coding sequence ATGCTTAGCTGGGCAGTGACATTCCTGATCATCGCCATCATCGCCGCGGTCCTGGGCTTCGGTGGCATCGCCGGCGCCGCCACCAGCATCGCCAAGATCCTGTTCGTGATCTTCCTGGTGCTGTTCATCGTGTCCTTCGTCATGGGCCGCCGCCGGGGGTGA
- a CDS encoding MFS transporter, producing the protein MASNNSKAKAVFRVVSGNFLEMYDFMVYGFYATAIAKTFFPGDDPFASLMLSLATFGAGFLMRPLGAIFLGAYIDRHGRRQGLIITLGLMAMGTLLIAFVPGYGTLGVAAPLLVLLGRLLQGFSAGVELGGVSVYLAEIATPGKRGFFVSWQSASQQVAVVFAGLLGVILNHWLSPQDMGEWGWRVPFFVGCLIVPALFIIRRSLEETPEFQKRKHHPSLGQVLRSIGENFGLVLAGTAMVVMTTVSFYLITAYTPTFGKNELHLSDFDSLLVTMCVGLSNFVWLPVMGAASDRIGRKPLLLAATVLALVTAYPMLSWLVAEPSFARLLEVELWLSFLYGSYNGAMVVALTEVMPADVRTTGFSLAYSLATATFGGFTPAVCTWLIHVLDNKAAPGIWLSGAALLGLLATLVLFRKGARIRAGALVGSA; encoded by the coding sequence ATGGCCTCGAACAACTCCAAAGCCAAAGCCGTCTTCCGTGTGGTGAGTGGCAACTTCCTCGAGATGTATGACTTCATGGTGTATGGCTTCTATGCCACCGCGATTGCCAAGACCTTCTTCCCCGGCGATGACCCCTTCGCCTCGCTCATGCTGTCGCTGGCGACCTTCGGCGCCGGCTTCCTGATGCGTCCGCTGGGCGCCATCTTCCTCGGCGCCTACATCGACCGCCACGGCCGCCGCCAGGGCCTGATCATCACCCTCGGCCTGATGGCCATGGGCACGCTGCTGATCGCCTTCGTGCCCGGCTACGGGACGCTGGGCGTCGCGGCGCCGCTGCTGGTGTTGCTGGGTCGCCTGTTGCAGGGCTTCTCCGCCGGCGTGGAGCTGGGCGGCGTGTCGGTGTACCTGGCGGAAATCGCCACCCCCGGCAAGCGCGGTTTCTTCGTCAGCTGGCAGTCGGCCAGCCAACAGGTCGCGGTGGTCTTCGCCGGTCTGCTGGGGGTTATCCTCAACCACTGGCTGAGCCCGCAGGACATGGGTGAGTGGGGCTGGCGCGTGCCCTTCTTCGTCGGCTGCCTGATCGTCCCGGCGCTGTTCATCATCCGCCGCTCGTTGGAGGAAACCCCCGAGTTCCAGAAGCGCAAACATCACCCCAGCCTAGGCCAGGTGCTGCGCTCCATCGGCGAAAACTTCGGTCTGGTGCTGGCCGGCACTGCCATGGTGGTGATGACCACCGTGTCCTTCTACCTGATCACCGCCTACACCCCGACCTTCGGCAAGAACGAGCTGCACCTGTCGGACTTCGACAGCCTGCTGGTGACCATGTGCGTGGGCCTGTCCAATTTCGTCTGGCTGCCGGTGATGGGCGCCGCGTCCGACCGCATCGGCCGCAAGCCGCTGCTGCTGGCTGCCACCGTGCTGGCGCTGGTCACCGCCTACCCGATGCTGTCCTGGCTGGTGGCCGAGCCCAGCTTCGCCCGCCTGCTGGAAGTGGAACTGTGGCTGTCCTTCCTTTACGGCAGCTACAACGGCGCCATGGTCGTCGCGCTCACCGAGGTCATGCCGGCGGATGTGCGCACCACCGGCTTCTCCCTGGCATACAGCCTGGCGACTGCCACCTTCGGCGGCTTTACCCCGGCGGTGTGCACCTGGCTCATCCACGTCCTCGACAACAAGGCCGCGCCGGGCATCTGGCTCAGCGGCGCGGCGCTGCTCGGCCTGCTGGCCACGCTGGTGCTGTTTCGCAAGGGCGCGCGCATCCGCGCCGGCGCGCTGGTCGGCAGCGCCTGA
- a CDS encoding ferritin-like domain-containing protein: MTRTTSQLNELIEITRDGQRFYQHAIQEVKDARLQRLFQSMAQAKTDVINALAGKVAANHEDPASGGTLLGKLRQVYADTRATLASDEGATYVAQLEETEDRILHAFEEALQNGTPETQALLRAELPKVRACHDQMSELKHSLK; the protein is encoded by the coding sequence ATGACCCGCACGACCAGTCAGCTCAACGAACTCATCGAGATCACCCGCGATGGCCAGCGTTTCTACCAGCACGCCATCCAGGAAGTGAAGGATGCCCGGCTGCAGCGGCTGTTCCAGTCCATGGCACAGGCCAAGACCGATGTGATCAACGCCCTCGCCGGCAAGGTCGCCGCCAACCACGAGGACCCCGCCAGCGGCGGCACCTTGCTGGGCAAGCTGCGCCAGGTCTACGCGGACACCCGCGCGACGCTGGCCAGCGACGAAGGCGCCACCTATGTCGCCCAACTGGAAGAAACCGAGGACCGCATCCTCCACGCCTTCGAGGAGGCCCTGCAGAACGGCACGCCGGAAACCCAGGCCCTGCTGCGCGCCGAGTTGCCCAAGGTGCGTGCGTGCCACGACCAGATGAGTGAGCTGAAGCATTCCCTCAAGTGA